Proteins encoded in a region of the Thermocaproicibacter melissae genome:
- a CDS encoding anti-sigma factor antagonist (This anti-anti-sigma factor, or anti-sigma factor antagonist, belongs to a family that includes characterized members SpoIIAA, RsbV, RsfA, and RsfB.), translating into MGVRLILKNSVLTAVLSGEIDHHSAREIRTEIDSTAAKVQPKTLIMDFSAVKFMDSSGIGLIMGRCKMMQAWNGLVEIRNLPPNVERIVSLAGLERLCTIRRGTVNETDE; encoded by the coding sequence ATGGGTGTAAGGCTGATTTTAAAAAACAGTGTTCTCACAGCCGTCCTCAGCGGTGAAATTGATCATCACTCCGCGAGGGAAATCCGCACGGAGATTGATTCAACTGCGGCAAAAGTGCAGCCGAAAACGCTGATTATGGATTTTTCAGCCGTTAAATTCATGGACAGTTCCGGCATAGGGCTGATTATGGGCCGCTGCAAGATGATGCAGGCTTGGAACGGTTTAGTGGAAATCCGCAATTTGCCGCCGAACGTGGAGCGAATTGTTTCTCTCGCCGGGTTGGAGCGCCTGTGCACAATCAGAAGGGGGACTGTAAATGAAACCGATGAATGA
- the metA gene encoding homoserine O-acetyltransferase MetA, translated as MPIKVPANLPAVQVLESENVFVMTNERAMSQDIRPLNIVILNLMPTKAETETQLMRVLSNTPLQVDVTLLQMATHKSKNTSESYLQTFYKTFDEICDKKFDGMIITGAPVEKLPFEQVDYWPELCKIMTWSRSNVYSTMHICWGAQAGLYYHYGIPKYLLSQKISGIFRHRVLDPLHPLVRGFDDDFWAPHSRYTEIRREDIEKHPELEILTESNAAGVHIVATKNGRQIFVTGHEEYDRDTLKKEYLRDVKKGLHPFVPQNYFPNDDPTQEPPFVWRSHAFLMFSNWLNYFVYQNTPYEIDKISE; from the coding sequence ATGCCAATCAAAGTACCGGCAAATCTTCCGGCTGTTCAAGTTCTTGAATCGGAAAATGTTTTTGTCATGACAAATGAGCGCGCGATGTCGCAGGACATACGTCCTCTTAATATTGTAATTCTCAATCTGATGCCGACAAAAGCGGAGACTGAGACTCAGCTGATGCGTGTTCTGAGCAATACGCCGCTGCAGGTCGATGTGACACTGCTGCAGATGGCAACCCATAAATCCAAAAATACATCGGAGTCGTACCTCCAAACCTTTTACAAGACCTTTGACGAAATCTGCGATAAAAAGTTTGACGGCATGATTATCACCGGCGCTCCGGTGGAAAAACTACCGTTTGAGCAGGTCGACTACTGGCCGGAGTTATGCAAGATTATGACATGGAGCCGCAGCAACGTCTACTCCACCATGCATATTTGCTGGGGAGCGCAGGCTGGTCTCTATTATCACTACGGAATACCGAAATATCTGCTCTCGCAGAAGATAAGCGGCATTTTCCGCCACCGTGTACTGGATCCGCTTCACCCGCTCGTGCGCGGATTTGACGACGACTTCTGGGCTCCGCACTCCCGCTACACGGAAATCCGTCGTGAGGACATTGAAAAACACCCGGAGCTCGAAATCCTGACCGAATCCAATGCCGCCGGGGTACATATTGTAGCGACAAAAAACGGGCGGCAGATATTTGTTACGGGTCACGAAGAATATGACCGAGACACTCTAAAGAAAGAATATCTGCGAGATGTAAAAAAAGGGCTTCATCCTTTCGTGCCGCAGAATTACTTTCCGAACGATGACCCGACGCAGGAACCGCCGTTCGTCTGGCGCAGCCACGCATTCCTGATGTTCTCAAATTGGCTGAATTATTTCGTCTACCAGAACACCCCGTATGAGATTGACAAAATCTCAGAATAA
- the spoIIAB gene encoding anti-sigma F factor, which produces MKPMNEMELSFPSCSANEGFARAAVSAFIAQLDPTVDELCDIKTAVSEAVTNCIVHAYRDSIGTVYINCRIYENGRVVVKVRDKGCGIADIQQAMQPMFTTSEGERAGLGFAVMESFTDRLHVSSRPGKGTSVIMEKTIRRRPAEDEH; this is translated from the coding sequence ATGAAACCGATGAATGAAATGGAGTTGTCTTTCCCGAGCTGCTCCGCGAACGAAGGATTTGCAAGGGCTGCCGTTTCCGCTTTTATCGCACAGCTGGACCCCACGGTGGACGAGCTGTGCGATATTAAAACGGCAGTGTCCGAGGCCGTCACAAACTGCATTGTTCATGCTTACCGTGATTCCATCGGAACAGTCTACATAAACTGCCGCATTTACGAAAACGGCAGAGTCGTGGTAAAAGTTCGCGACAAAGGATGCGGAATTGCAGACATCCAACAGGCGATGCAGCCGATGTTCACAACCTCGGAGGGGGAACGTGCGGGTCTTGGTTTTGCGGTTATGGAAAGTTTCACGGACCGTCTGCATGTCTCGTCGCGGCCGGGAAAAGGAACGTCCGTGATTATGGAGAAAACCATTCGCCGCCGTCCTGCGGAAGATGAACACTGA
- a CDS encoding bifunctional folylpolyglutamate synthase/dihydrofolate synthase, with amino-acid sequence MTYEETLKKIDTYHRFSREPGLERIKELLRRLGNPQKELRAVHVAGTNGKGTTSTLLASILTAAGYRTGLTVSPHVCDFRERLQLNGQMIPRQEFVAIAQRVFAEADAMLAEGLQLTEFEVITAMAFLWFAEQKCDVAVLEVGLGGRFDATNVIESPLVSVIVSISLDHTEVLGDTVEKIAAEKCGIIKPGCPVVCSPGEPQGALEVIRRTAKERGCALTEASLEGIQILSSGLAGTQLKYRGETLRLSFPGKHQVQNAATVLSAVEVLRSSGLNISSDALRNGFSNARLPARFEVLSENPPVLIDGAHNPGGTSALAATLRSCLPGKKIVAVMGMMADKDAAHAVRNLSGLFSYVAATVPPSPRGMSAEQFAALWRKAGTEADAAQNPQEALRLACARLEPGCALVVCGSLYLAGELREPLRKLLAEHKLPEKTHKI; translated from the coding sequence ATGACATACGAAGAAACTCTAAAAAAAATAGACACGTACCATCGGTTCAGCCGAGAGCCGGGGCTGGAACGGATAAAAGAACTTCTGCGCCGGCTCGGCAATCCGCAGAAGGAACTGCGAGCCGTCCATGTCGCCGGCACAAACGGGAAGGGGACAACAAGTACCCTGCTCGCGTCCATCTTGACTGCGGCAGGCTACCGCACGGGGCTGACCGTTTCCCCGCATGTCTGCGATTTCCGTGAGAGGCTGCAGCTAAACGGCCAAATGATTCCGCGGCAGGAGTTTGTTGCAATTGCGCAACGGGTTTTTGCGGAAGCGGACGCAATGCTTGCGGAAGGCCTGCAGCTTACTGAGTTTGAAGTAATTACCGCAATGGCGTTTCTCTGGTTTGCGGAACAGAAATGCGATGTTGCGGTTTTGGAAGTCGGGCTTGGCGGACGGTTTGACGCGACCAATGTCATTGAGTCTCCGCTCGTTTCCGTGATTGTTTCGATTTCCCTCGACCATACCGAGGTTCTCGGCGACACCGTGGAAAAAATCGCAGCGGAAAAATGCGGGATTATCAAACCCGGCTGTCCGGTGGTCTGCAGCCCCGGTGAGCCCCAAGGGGCACTCGAAGTGATTCGGCGCACAGCAAAAGAACGTGGCTGTGCGCTTACGGAGGCCTCCTTGGAGGGAATCCAGATTCTTTCTTCCGGCCTTGCCGGAACGCAGCTGAAATATCGGGGCGAAACGCTTCGGCTTTCTTTCCCGGGAAAACACCAAGTGCAGAATGCCGCAACCGTACTCTCCGCAGTTGAGGTTTTGCGCAGTTCCGGCCTGAACATCTCATCGGATGCGCTGCGGAACGGATTTTCCAACGCAAGGCTTCCCGCGCGGTTTGAGGTGCTTTCGGAAAATCCGCCCGTACTCATCGACGGCGCGCATAACCCCGGAGGAACCTCCGCACTTGCGGCGACTTTGCGTAGCTGCCTGCCCGGTAAAAAAATCGTTGCTGTCATGGGCATGATGGCGGACAAAGACGCAGCACACGCGGTCCGGAATCTTAGCGGACTTTTTTCTTATGTCGCTGCCACGGTGCCGCCCTCCCCGCGCGGAATGAGCGCAGAACAATTTGCGGCCCTTTGGCGGAAAGCAGGGACGGAAGCTGACGCGGCACAAAATCCGCAGGAAGCGCTTCGCCTTGCCTGTGCGCGGCTGGAACCCGGCTGTGCACTGGTCGTCTGCGGGTCGCTGTATCTTGCAGGGGAACTGCGCGAACCGCTCCGAAAGCTACTAGCCGAGCATAAACTGCCGGAAAAGACGCATAAAATATAA
- a CDS encoding molecular chaperone HscC — MAVIGIDLGTTNSLASVWRNGRCELIPNSLGEYLTPSVVSVDENGDILTGKVAKERLISHPDRTASSFKRFMGTKKTYTLGPHTFRPEDLSSFIIRQLKADAEAYLKEPVTEAVISVPAYFNDRQRSSTKLAGELAGLKVERIINEPSAAALANRGMADLEKVFLVFDLGGGTLDVSIVELFENIVQIVAISGDNHLGGDDFDAAIAQRFFQTYPELSDELTVQERNSVLRLAERCKIALSSQSVAGFVYDHHGKQYEMVLDEKQLIECCASLFERIKKVIRQALRDSGKNIFDIDAIILVGGSSKMPAVQKYLKHLTGRQMINRISPDYAVSIGTGIATGIKSRNGEIKDLVLCDICPFSLGMSVYDEELNRLVFTPILEKNTPLPASKIKAFWTRYDSDDVTISVYQGESQNLDNDLLIDEFKVRFPSKVRKNTRFFVRFTYDINGILDIEVFPESGDKPYVEEIINRSTLSETEFKQHMAAMNQLKLSPNGQDENSLLLARGGRLYAETSGETRTEIEKALTSFECALNQRGIVEIERSKRYLTELLDQIEDIDFGLNEDDFT; from the coding sequence TTGGCAGTAATCGGCATTGATTTGGGAACGACCAACAGTCTCGCTTCTGTTTGGCGAAATGGAAGATGCGAGCTCATTCCGAATTCATTGGGAGAATATCTGACTCCGTCTGTTGTCAGTGTTGATGAGAACGGCGATATTTTGACCGGCAAAGTTGCAAAGGAGAGACTCATCAGCCATCCGGACAGAACCGCCTCCAGTTTTAAACGTTTTATGGGAACGAAAAAAACTTATACCCTGGGCCCTCATACCTTTCGTCCGGAAGATCTCTCTTCGTTTATTATCCGCCAGCTAAAAGCAGATGCGGAAGCATACTTAAAGGAACCTGTCACGGAAGCCGTCATCAGCGTCCCTGCCTATTTTAATGACAGGCAACGTTCGTCCACCAAGCTTGCGGGGGAACTTGCAGGCCTCAAGGTAGAGCGCATCATCAACGAACCCTCTGCTGCCGCGCTTGCTAATCGTGGCATGGCAGATTTGGAAAAGGTCTTTCTTGTCTTTGACCTCGGCGGAGGAACGTTGGATGTTTCCATTGTGGAGTTGTTTGAAAACATCGTCCAAATCGTTGCGATTTCCGGCGACAATCATTTAGGCGGTGACGACTTCGACGCGGCCATTGCGCAGCGTTTCTTCCAAACATATCCCGAACTAAGCGATGAGTTAACGGTGCAGGAGAGAAATAGCGTGCTGCGTTTGGCAGAACGCTGCAAAATTGCGCTCTCATCGCAAAGTGTGGCTGGCTTTGTGTATGATCACCATGGCAAGCAATATGAAATGGTGCTGGATGAGAAACAACTGATTGAGTGTTGCGCTTCTCTCTTTGAGAGGATTAAAAAAGTGATTCGCCAAGCACTTCGGGACAGTGGGAAAAACATCTTTGACATTGATGCAATCATTCTGGTTGGCGGTTCCAGTAAAATGCCTGCGGTACAAAAATATCTAAAACATTTAACAGGCCGGCAGATGATCAACCGGATTTCGCCGGATTACGCGGTAAGCATTGGGACGGGAATCGCCACGGGAATCAAAAGCCGCAATGGGGAGATAAAAGATCTTGTCCTGTGTGATATCTGTCCGTTTTCGCTTGGTATGAGTGTTTACGATGAGGAATTGAATCGGCTTGTTTTTACGCCGATTCTTGAAAAGAATACCCCTCTCCCTGCAAGCAAGATAAAAGCTTTTTGGACGCGTTATGATTCGGATGATGTTACAATATCGGTTTATCAAGGGGAATCACAGAATTTGGACAATGATCTTTTGATCGATGAGTTTAAAGTTCGTTTCCCCTCGAAAGTTCGTAAGAATACACGTTTTTTTGTCAGGTTTACCTATGACATCAACGGGATTCTTGATATTGAAGTATTTCCGGAGAGCGGAGATAAGCCGTACGTAGAAGAGATTATTAATCGCAGTACTTTGTCTGAAACAGAATTTAAGCAGCATATGGCTGCAATGAACCAACTGAAATTAAGCCCCAATGGGCAAGATGAAAACAGTCTTTTGCTTGCGCGAGGTGGACGACTTTACGCGGAAACTTCTGGGGAAACCCGCACAGAGATTGAAAAAGCACTCACATCCTTTGAATGTGCCCTGAATCAACGTGGCATTGTGGAAATTGAAAGGTCAAAGCGCTACTTAACGGAGTTATTGGACCAAATTGAAGATATTGATTTCGGCTTAAACGAGGATGACTTCACATGA
- a CDS encoding sigma-70 family RNA polymerase sigma factor yields MNTDRVVQENVGLVHACARRFKGRGIEYDDLFQAGCLGLVKAAANFDETRGVRFSTYAVPVILGEIKRLFRDGGAVKVGRGLKELSIRALKESTAFAEREGRPPKIGELADILGVEPAEAAEALGAAQAPLSLTADEDDGGGQLDVSVEPEDDKITELLSLKQVVTELKPKDRKIIVLRYFQSHTQTETAKALGMTQVQVSRREKKILNELRRKLS; encoded by the coding sequence ATGAACACTGACCGTGTCGTTCAGGAGAATGTCGGGCTTGTCCATGCCTGCGCGCGCCGGTTCAAGGGGCGCGGCATTGAGTATGACGACCTTTTTCAGGCCGGATGTCTCGGCCTAGTAAAGGCGGCGGCAAATTTTGATGAAACGCGCGGCGTCCGCTTTTCCACCTACGCCGTTCCGGTCATTCTCGGCGAGATAAAGCGCTTGTTTCGGGACGGCGGCGCCGTTAAGGTGGGCCGTGGGCTGAAGGAGCTTTCCATACGGGCTTTAAAGGAATCGACCGCCTTTGCGGAGCGCGAGGGGCGTCCGCCGAAAATCGGAGAACTGGCCGATATTTTGGGAGTAGAACCGGCAGAAGCCGCGGAAGCGCTCGGAGCCGCACAAGCGCCGCTTTCTCTCACAGCGGATGAAGATGATGGGGGCGGCCAGCTCGACGTCAGTGTTGAGCCGGAGGACGATAAAATTACAGAACTGCTTTCGCTGAAACAGGTCGTTACCGAGCTGAAACCGAAAGATCGAAAAATTATTGTGCTTCGGTATTTTCAAAGCCATACCCAGACGGAAACCGCTAAAGCCCTCGGCATGACGCAGGTGCAGGTTTCCCGACGGGAAAAGAAAATTTTAAATGAACTTCGCAGGAAACTCTCTTAG